The following are from one region of the Capsicum annuum cultivar UCD-10X-F1 chromosome 1, UCD10Xv1.1, whole genome shotgun sequence genome:
- the LOC107873029 gene encoding 3-phosphoshikimate 1-carboxyvinyltransferase 1, chloroplastic, with amino-acid sequence MAQISNMAQGIQTLNSLNLNSSLPKTQKGPLFSHSLFIGTKKVTQNSAKSLRVLKKDSVLRMERSSLRISASVATAEAPNEIVLEPIKDISGTVKLPGSKSLSNRILLLAALSEGRTVVDNLLSSDDIHYMLGALKTLGLNVEDDNENQRAIVEGCGGQFPVGENSEEEIQLFLGNAGTAMRPLTAAVTAAGGHSRYVLDGVPRMRERPIGDLVDGLKQLGAEVDCFLGTKCPPVRIVSKGGLPGGKVKLSGSISSQYLTALLMAAPLAVGDVDIEIVDKLISVPYVEMTLKLMERFGVFVEHTSSWNRFFVKGGQKYKSPGKAYVEGDASSASYFLAGAAVTGGTVTVEGCGTSSLQGDVKFAEVLEKMGADVTWTENSVTVKGPPRNSSGMKHLRAIDVNMNKMPDVAMTLAVVALFADGPTTIRDVASWRVKETERMIAICTELRKLGATVVEGSDYCIITPPEKLNITEIDTYDDHRMAMAFSLAACADVPVTIKDPGCTRKTFPNYFDVLQQYSKH; translated from the exons atggCACAAATTAGCAACATGGCACAAGGGATACAGACCCTTAATTCCCTTAATCTGAATTCCAGTCTTCCTAAAACCCAAAAGGGTCCTCTTTTTTCACATTCACTTTTCATTGGAACAAAGAAAGTAACCCAAAATTCAGCAAAATCTTTAAGGGTGTTGAAGAAAGATTCAGTTTTGAGGATGGAGAGGTCAAGTCTTAGGATTTCTGCATCAGTGGCTACTGCAGAGGCACCCAATGAGATTGTGCTGGAACCCATTAAAGATATATCTGGTACTGTTAAATTGCCTGGTTCTAAGTCACTTTCCAATCGGATTCTCCTTCTTGCTGCCCTTTCTGAG GGAAGGACTGTTGTTGACAATTTACTAAGTAGTGATGACATTCATTACATGCTTGGTGCATTGAAAACACTTGGACTTAATGTAGAAGATGACAATGAAAACCAACGAGCAATTGTGGAAGGTTGTGGCGGGCAGTTTCCTGTTGGCGAAAATTCCGAGGAAGAAATCCAACTGTTCCTTGGAAATGCAGGAACTGCGATGCGGCCATTGACAGCAGCAGTTACTGCAGCTGGTGGACATTCAAG ATATGTACTTGATGGAGTTCCAAGGATGAGAGAGAGACCAATTGGTGATTTAGTTGATGGTCTTAAGCAGCTTGGCGCAGAGGTCGATTGTTTCCTTGGTACGAAATGTCCCCCTGTTCGAATAGTCAGCAAGGGCGGTCTTCCAGGAGGGAAG GTAAAGCTCTCTGGATCTATCAGCAGCCAATACCTGACTGCTCTGCTTATGGCCGCTCCATTGGCAGTAGGAGATGTGGATATTGAAATAGTTGACAAACTGATTTCTGTACCTTATGTTGAAATGACGCTGAAGTTGATGGAGCGATTTGGTGTCTTTGTGGAGCACACTAGTAGCTGGAATAGATTCTTTGTAAAAGGAGGTCAGAAGTACAA GTCTCCTGGGAAAGCATATGTGGAAGGAGATGCCTCAAGTGCTAGCTATTTTTTGGCGGGTGCAGCTGTCACAGGTGGAACTGTCACTGTTGAAGGTTGTGGAACAAGCAGTTTACAG GGGGATGTTAAGTTTGCCGAGGTCCTCGAGAAGATGGGGGCAGATGTTACGTGGACAGAGAATAGCGTCACGGTTAAAGGACCTCCGAGGAACTCTTCTGGAATGAAACATTTGCGTGCCATTGACGTGAACATGAACAAAATGCCAGATGTTGCCATGACTCTTGCTGTAGTTGCACTTTTTGCTGATGGTCCTACTACCATAAGAGACG TTGCTAGCTGGAGAGTTAAGGAAACTGAGCGGATGATTGCCATATGTACGGAACTTAGGAAG TTGGGTGCAACAGTTGTAGAAGGGTCGGACTACTGCATAATCACCCCACCAGAAAAGTTAAACATAACGGAGATTGATACTTATGATGATCACAGAATGGCCATGGCTTTCTCTCTTGCTGCTTGTGCAGATGTTCCAGTCACCATAAAGGACCCCGGTTGTACTCGCAAAACCTTCCCCAACTACTTTGATGTTCTCCAGCAGTACTCCAAGCACTAA
- the LOC107873024 gene encoding protein NRT1/ PTR FAMILY 7.3 — protein sequence MDTKQMSAVRDESSVNMTESEEGKKRLLDCCTKDGSTDRHGKPAIKAKTGGWKTGYLLLVSEGLAAVAFTGVEVNMVLFSKTVLRQSNAEAATMFSKWMGTLYIFSLLGAFLSDSYLGRYLTSVVFLAVMNVGLVVLSLLTQAFMLEPEGCGKLGELCKPQSQVEVAMFYLSIYLIALGSGSIEPALATLGADQFDEEDPEESRSKTKFFSYFYVALNLGSLVAETLLVYMENMGRWILAFWISTACGFVALLSIISGAPRYRHIRPSCNPISSFSQVIIASIRKTKLTVPSNGEGLYEARGRNEKDSTRRISHTDDFKFLDRAAVITPSDMLILPDKSEIPNRWRLCTVTQVEEVKCVLRLLPIWFCTILASIVFVQVLSLFVEQGSAMNTSTMIPGFHIPPASMTAFDIISTSTFIICYEKILIPLYVKLTKSKPKLPSELQRIGIGLVISTVAMVIAGLVEQHRLRFANEGGEETSSLSIFWQTPQYVLVGVGEAFIYVAQWEFFASQIPDSLKSMGLGLSMSSSALGSYLCSIILSVVMKITTRHGKPGWVPANLNDGHLDRFFFLSAALTALDLVLFVICAKRYKSIALEKREVGQEMEATA from the exons ATGGACACAAAACAGATGTCTGCTGTCAGAGATGAATCCTCAGTTAACATGACTGAATCCGAG GAAGGGAAAAAGAGACTTTTGGATTGTTGTACAAAAGATGGATCAACAGACAGGCATGGGAAACCAGCAATCAAAGCAAAAACTGGTGGATGGAAAACTGGATATCTCTTATTAG TCAGTGAAGGATTGGCTGCAGTTGCATTTACTGGAGTGGAAGTGAACATGGTTCTTTTCTCAAAGACTGTCCTGAGGCAGTCAAATGCTGAAGCAGCAACTATGTTCAGCAAATGGATGGGAACACTTTATATTTTCTCTTTACTTGGAGCTTTCCTAAGTGATTCCTATCTTGGAAGATACCTTACTTCTGTTGTCTTTCTAGCTGTTATGAATGTT GGTTTGGTGGTGTTGTCTCTGTTAACTCAAGCATTTATGCTTGAACCTGAAGGGTGTGGAAAGTTGGGAGAGCTATGTAAACCTCAATCACAAGTCGAGGTTGCCATGTTCTACTTATCGATATACCTGATAGCTCTCGGGAGTGGCTCTATAGAACCAGCACTAGCTACACTAGGAGCTGATCAATTCGATGAAGAGGATCCAGAAGAAAGTCGTTCCAAGACGAAATTCTTTAGCTATTTCTATGTTGCTCTAAACCTTGGATCATTGGTTGCAGAGACACTTTTGGTTTATATGGAAAACATGGGAAGGTGGATTCTTGCCTTTTGGATATCTACCGCTTGTGGCTTTGTTGCGCTTCTCTCGATCATAAGTGGTGCCCCTAGGTACCGTCACATTAGACCTAGTTGCAACCCCATTTCCAGTTTCTCTCAGGTCATTATCGCGTCTATCAGGAAAACAAAGCTTACAGTTCCTTCAAATGGAGAGGGATTATACGAAGCTCGCGGAAGAAATGAAAAGGACAGCACTAGAAGAATCTCACATACAGATGACTTCAA GTTTCTTGATCGAGCTGCAGTTATAACCCCATCAGACATGCTGATATTACCAGATAAGAGTGAAATTCCTAACCGGTGGAGGCTCTGTACTGTGACACAAGTTGAAGAAGTCAAATGCGTGCTAAGGCTATTGCCAATATGGTTCTGCACAATTTTGGCTTCCATTGTCTTTGTGCAAGTGCTTTCTCTCTTCGTCGAGCAAGGATCTGCAATGAACACAAGCACAATGATACCGGGGTTTCACATTCCACCAGCAAGCATGACCGCCTTTGACATCATAAGCACATCCACCTTCATCATTTGCTATGAGAAGATCTTGATTCCTCTGTATGTGAAACTAACCAAGAGTAAGCCTAAGCTCCCAAGTGAGCTGCAAAGAATAGGGATAGGATTGGTCATTTCAACAGTAGCTATGGTGATTGCAGGCTTGGTTGAGCAACACAGACTAAGATTTGCTAATGAAGGAGGGGAAGAGACGAGTTCTTTGAGTATTTTCTGGCAAACTCCACAATATGTGCTTGTAGGAGTAGGGGAAGCATTCATCTACGTCGCTCAGTGGGAATTTTTTGCATCACAAATACCGGATAGTCTGAAGAGCATGGGGCTTGGCTTGTCGATGTCTTCCTCAGCACTAGGTAGCTACTTGTGCAGCATCATACTAAGCGTAGTAATGAAGATCACAACAAGGCATGGAAAGCCAGGTTGGGTACCTGCAAATTTAAACGACGGACACTTGGATAGGTTCTTCTTCCTTTCAGCTGCTTTGACTGCACTAGATCTTGTACTATTCGTTATTTGCGCTAAGAGGTATAAGTCTATAGCTCTAGAAAAACGAGAGGTAGGACAGGAGATGGAAGCTACAGCTTGA
- the LOC107873005 gene encoding arginase 1, mitochondrial has translation MKSAGRMGIHYLQKLHASNVPKELVEIGQNRVIEASLTLIRERAKLKGELVRALGGTAASTSLLGVPLGHNSSFLQGPAFAPPRIREAMWCGSTNSTTEEGKELNDPRILTDVGDVPVQELRDSGVDDDRLMSIISESVKLVMEEDPLRPLVLGGDHSISYPVVRAVSEKLGGPIDILHLDAHPDIYHAFEGNKYSHASSFARIMEGGYARRLLQVGIRSINKEGREQGKRFGVEQYEMRTFSRDREYLENLKLGEGVKGVYISVDLDCMDPAFAPGVSHIEPGGLSFRDVLNILHNLQADVVGADVVEFNPQRDTVDGMTAMVAAKLVRELTAKISKWPAVIPNL, from the exons ATGAAGAGTGCTGGGAGGATGGGAATCCACTATTTGCAGAAACTACATGCGTCAAATGTTCCAAAAGAGTTGGTGGAAATAGGACAGAATCGTGTTATAGAGGCATCTCTTACACTTATTCGTGAAAGAGCAAAACTTAAG GGAGAGCTTGTTCGTGCTCTTGGAGGTACTGCAGCCTCAACGTCTCTTCTTGGGGTTCCGCTGGGACATAACTCTTCATTTCTCCAGGGGCCCGCATTTGCTCCTCCTCGTATACGAGAGGCTATGTGGTGTGGCAGTACAAACTCCACAACCGAGGAAG GAAAAGAATTAAATGATCCACGCATCTTAACTGATGTCGGTGATGTGCCTGTTCAAGAGTTACGAGACTCAGGCGTGGATGATGATAGGTTGATGAGTATCATAAGCGAATCTGTCAAGCTTGTTATGGAGGAG GATCCATTGCGCCCCTTGGTGTTAGGGGGTGATCACTCTATATCCTATCCTGTTGTAAGAGCGGTGTCTGAAAAGCTTGGTGGACCTATTGATATCCTCCACCTCGATGCTCATCCGGACATTTATCATGCCTTTGAAGGAAACAAATATTCACATGCATCAAGCTTTGCACGGATAATGGAGGGTGGTTATGCTCGCCGGCTTTTGCAA GTGGGAATTAGATCAATTAATAAAGAAGGTCGGGAACAAGGAAAAAGGTTTGGTGTGGAGCAATATGAAATGCGGACATTTTCCCGAGACCGCGAATATTTGGAGAATCTG AAACTTGGAGAAGGTGTGAAGGGCGTGTATATCTCCGTGGATCTCGACTGTATGGATCCAGCATTTGCTCCTGGGGTATCTCATATAGAGCCAGGGGGTCTCTCTTTCCGTGATGTTTTAAACATACTGCATAACCTTCAAGCTGATGTTGTTGGTGCTGATGTCGTTGAGTTCAACCCACAGCGCGACACTGTTGATGGCATGACTGCAATGGTTGCTGCGAAGCTGGTAAGAGAACTTACTGCCAAGATATCCAAGTGGCCTGCAGTAATTCCAAATTTATGA